The DNA sequence AACCTCAAGGAGAAATGCCAGTAGCAGAAACTTCTGGCAGACCTCAAAGAGCGAGAAAGTCTCCTATTCTAGATGACTATATAGTCTATGAATGCGAAGAAGTTCAGATGGAGGATGAACCCACTTCATTTGAAGAAGCCATGAGGAGCACCGAAGCATCTAAGTGGCAAGAAGCCATGGAAGATGAATTAAAGTCTATGAGTACCAATAAAGTTTGAGACCTAGAGGAAATTCCTGAAGGAGCCAAAATAGTAGgctgcaaatgggtctacaaGGTGAAACGTGACTCCAAAGGGAACATAGAAAGGTACAAAGCAAGACTGGTAGCCAAGGGTTTTACTCAGCAAGAAGGGATAGATTATAATGAAACATTCTCTCCCGTCTCGAGCAAGGACTCTTTTAGAATCATAATGGCCCTAGTGGCACATTTTGATCTACAATTGCATCAAATGGATGTTAAGACAGCATTCCTCAATGGGGATCTAGAAGAAAGAGTATACATGGCACAACCGAAAGGTTTTGTTGTGACAGGCAAAGAAAGAATGGGCTGTCACCtgaagaaatccatttatggatTAAAGCAAGCATCCAGGTAGTGGTATTTGAAGTTTGATAAGACTATCAGGAAGTTTGGGTTTAAAGAGAACGTTGAGGACAATTGCGTATATGCAAAGTTTAAGAATGGGAAATACATTTTCCTAGTACTGTATGTAGATGACATTCTACTAGCTAGTAGTGATGTCACTCTACTGCTGGAAACCAAGAGATTTTTGTCCTCAAATTTTGATATGAAAGATTTTGGTGAAGCTTCTTTtgttttgggcataaagattcACCGAGATAGAAGTCGAGGGGTATTGGGATTGTCCCAAGAGGCATATATAGAGAAAATATTGaagaaattcaatatgcataagTGTAGACCTTCACCTGCTCCTATAGTAAAAGGTGACAAGTATGGGGAACATCAATGTTCCAAGAGCAAGTTCGAGCGCGATCGTGTGCAAGCCGTTCCATATGCTTCAGTTGTCGGAAGCTTACAGTATGCTCAAGTGTGCACACGCCCAGACCTGGCTTTTGTGACCGGGCTACTTGGTAGATATAAATGTAATCCAGGTATGGAACACTAGAATCTAGTAAAGAAAGTCTTAAGATACTTGCAAGGCACGAAAGGGCTCATGTTAACCTATAGAAGATCTGATGACCTACAAATAGTAGGGTATTCAGATTCTGATTGCGCGGGAGATGATAGAAAGTCTACCTCAGGGTACATATTCACTCTCGCGCAAGGAGCCATATCATGGAAGAGCTCAAAACAAACAATAGTCACTGCATCGTCCACAATGTATGCTGAGTTTATTGCTTGTTATGAGGCATCAGGACAGGTGAATTAGCTTAAGAAATTTATACCTAGTTTGAAGGTGGTCGACAGCATCGATAAACCACTAAAGTTGTATTCTGACAACGAGCCAGCAGTGTTGTATGCTCACAACAATAAGTCAAGCAATGCCACGGGGCACATTGACATGAAATATTATGTTCTGAAGGATAAAATCTGGGATCACGTCATAAGTCTTGAACATATAAGCACAGAAAAGATGCTAGCGGATCCGCTTACGAAATGCTTACCGCCCAATGTGTTCAGAGAACATGTAGCCGGCATGGGTTTAAGGGTAAGCCTATGATTCATGGACAGTAAGGGGCCCAAGGCAAAAATTCATCTCTAAATAGAAAAGTGTTTGTGGCTGTCTAATCTAACAGTAATAACTGTTAAGATGAAACATGCTCAATACACTAATTTGTGATGAGGTGAGTTaaccaagagaaagagcatagatgAGATCAAGGGGGAGAATGTTGGGTTGATCTCTATCTCTGACCTAGCCCAacggctggagccagtccccCTTTTGACCACGTCCTGATCGGGGGCACTCAACCACCCATTGGAGTGGTGGCCCCCTGGTGCACTGCACTATAAGTATAGGAGTGGGGGCTGCAAGCACagagagaggaggaagaggttCGCCACAGCTTGCTGCTTGCCCCACTCGACTCTAACCCTAGTGCCATCCGATCGACCAGTGCAGCAGCGTCGGGAAGCGCCACCACTGCCTCAACACCGACGCCATGGACGCCTCGACGGTCTAATCCTAATCCCCTAAACCTCTCTGTTTCTCTCCATGTGTAGTAGATCTAGTGCATACAAGTGCAGTTCTACTGCCTAtgtttatttgctatatttgttgTACTCAAATCCCGATCTATTCTACTGCTAGATGATCCTAAATTTCTATCAAAACAATAATTCGATCAGTGCATTGAGTTAATTACCAGATCATCTCTTGCCGTCCATATATATACAGCAGCCAGCTTGAAATTTCCAGAAATCACGCAATCATTAACATTCTGATTATTGCAAACAAAGAAAGAGCAGTGAAGCAGCCAAACATGGCGTCCTCCCCCGTCCCGCTCCCCTCCCCTCCATCGTTGGCCATGGATCCCCCGGCTTAGCTTGGTGACTATGGCGGGGCTCTCAGATCTCTGCTTGAATCCAGGGGCCAAGTTTGAACACCTTGTCCGTGCTCGCCTTGGATGCTCGGTTAGTCCCACGTCTAATTCCCCCCTCCCTGAGTTCTATCTTGTTACGAGTTTTGGGCGCTCAGCAGTCCGTTTAAACGCTGACTCTGTTGGGCTACTTCTCCAATCGTGTCTTGGAGAAGTTGCAAAGGATTTCAATGTTACTCACCTTTTGGGGTGGATGTTTAAGTTCTCAGTCTCTTGCAAAAATGTGGGGTTCATGATTCGCAAGATCAGAAGTTTTTCCTGTAAACTCTTTGAGGCTTTCTTCCACCTATGGGGTGGAGGAGGACCTGACTGGCAGAGAGAGGTTAATCTCTGGACTGCTGAGCAGGAGGCAGAATGGTGCTTAGTTTGCTCCAAATCTTCCAAGAAATCTTATGCCGATATGGTTAAATCCAATCAGATCTTGAAGGAGCCGGCTAGACCTGCCAGATCGATTTTCCTCCATTTACAATACCCTGCAAATTATCAAGATTAGTTCTTGAGTCCTTCACCAGTTCATCGGCCCGGgttccctccctctccctcaacCAATTCAAATTCGAATTTGGGACGGCGTAAATCCCCCCCTAGATGGACGCCCAAACTTGCGCCTGGAAAAGGGCCCATTAAGCCTTCCATTCTAGGGTCTGCCCCCTGGGGTTTGCAGCAACTCCCGAGGCCCAGTGTCGATTGTCCCAAGTTTGTATTCGATGCTTCAATTGCTTGGGCCCAGGACATTTTAAGAAGGATTGCATGGGGACCATCAGATGCCTTTTGTGCTTCAATTATGGCCATTCCTCCTCCATTTGCCGGTCCAAAAATGGTAAGAGGCGGATTTACATGCCCATTTCCAAAAGAGAAGGCGAAGGGTCAGGCCCCCCCTCCCTTAAATGCCATGGCTCCCTCTTTCTCCATCACACCACAAGAACCCAACACTCCCCCTATCGCTGAAACCACCTCACCGGAGCCCCCAATGTCGAACTTCCCATTTGAACCCAACGCCTTCGTCCTGTTGGGGTTCACGCTGGCCGAACCTCAGCTGAGGCCACCACTTTGCCATGAAGTTTTTGTCACCGGCTGCTACTCCCTCCTCAATGAGGATCTGGCGATCGCGAAGTTGACTCCCTCGGTGCACAAGGATGACTTCAAGCTTTTGGCCAAGGAACTCAAGAACTTCCTCGTCGACGTGCACCAGGTCTGTGTTACAGATATTGAGCCTTGCCCTGTTGGTGATGCTTATGTGAGGTTCTGTAGTCCTTTAGAAAGAGAAAGGTTTCTTGGACCAAACTTTGCTTTTGGAAATTACTGTCTGCATTTCATTAAGCACAATGAAGCCGAGAATGCCAGATCATTTGAACTTGACAGGGAAGTCTGGGTCATGATGTTGGGTTTTCCTAAAGATCTGCGTACCACTCAGCACATTGCTAAGGCTGTCTCCTCCTTTGGTATTCTGGCAAACTGGGATGATGCTCCAAGTCTAGCACGTATTGTGGCTAAGGTCTACCTCAACGACGACAAGAAAATCCCAGACTCAGTGAAGGTCAACGCAGGGCTTCCCACCAAGGGTAGGTCCTGGACTGTTCCCTGCTTTGTACTCAAGAAGAATAGTGTGCAAGAACTGCCTGATGAAGAGGCCTATGTGACTCTCGGTCCCCTGCATCCCCCCGGTCCCGGCCCCTCACTGGATGGGTCCCGTCCCTCCTGGTGACCCCAATGCCACGCCGGCCAACTCCAATGCAGAGGGCTCAAACATGGTGGTTGATAATCAGGGAGGAGGTGTAGGTCAAAAAGGAGGTGCAGGTCAGAAGGCTGCCATTATCATACCTGGCCAACACTCTGTACAGCTGGAAACCCCCAACTTTGGCATGGTGTTTGAAGACAGATTTGTCCCGACTCACCAGGATTCAGTGGATGATCCCCCTCAGCCTAAGATCAGGTCTGTTGCTATGAAGAGAAAGCTTTTGGAGGATGGTACTCTAACTAGTCCCCCTCCTGCTGCCAAAACCCTATCCCCTGGTGCCTCTCTGATCGGCAATATCATCAATGTAATAAGTCACATATCTAAGCTTCCCCTAAGATCTCCTTTTATTCATCTTAACCATTTGGGTATTCATCCTGACACCCTCATTCCCTCTTTCTTCTATGACTTTCTAACCTTGGCCTAGTTGGCCTTCCTGCTGCCTGACTAGGGTAAGGATCCGGCCCCGAACCGTGCTGAACTTGAGGACCTAGAGGCTGATGAAGATGTCCAAGAAATAGCAGCTTCTCTTTTCACACCCAGGAAGAGAAGGGCTGTCAAGGCCAAGGAGAGGATTGATGATAAGTTCCTGAGGCGCAGCAAGACGAATGACATCAAGCTTGACGGGTACAAGTCCCCTAGAAGCAGATAGTCGAAGCAACACCCCTGGCCATGATACCGCCATCTCCCCCTGTGCCAGCGCCTGCACCCTACCTGACGAAGGAGATTGTGGAAGGCATTGCCACTGGGTTCCTCCAGATACACCCTAGTGTTGTGTCTGCAGCCATCCTCTCCAAAGACAACAGTGATGAATAGTTGATCTCAGTGGTGTGTCTGCCTGTCGAGGATGGCTTCAGTGATGTCCTTTACTTTTGCTTTTGTTAGAGTTTTGGTCTGGTCCTATGTCTCAATTATCGCTACAGTCAGTGAGCAGCCTGCGTGCTGCAAAAATAATCTCTATGTAATGCCATGGTTTGGCCTTAGTTATCCTGAACAAGTTTGCTATAGTTCCCTGTTTCTCATTTACTGTCAGTTTGATACCTTCGCTGCTCCCTAGAGGGGTAGCCCCCTTGTCTTTTACACTTGTGTACCTATGAATATCTGTCCAAGGTTTAACATTCTGGTTTGGAACATTAGGGTATTAACTAAAAGGAGAAATGGGATGCAATCAGAGCTAAGATCAGTGAAAGCTCGACTAAGAGAGAATCCTTTGACCAACTCTATACCAAGAACTTTTGCCCCAAAAACCTCGACTCCTTTGCCTTTTTCCCCTCTTCTGGAGCCTCGGGAGGTATCATCACGTTGTGGAATAGATCCATCTTTACGGGCTCCACCATCCAGGCTAATGGCTACTGTGTCACGGTCAAGTTTGTTAACAATTTGGACAGCAGCTGCTTCTTCCTAAGCAATGTCTACGGCCCCTCCCATGCTGATGGTAAGCTGGCCTTTGTGACCTCGTTTCATAATTTTGATTCCAGTCTCTTTGATGATTGGATTGTTGCGGGAGATTTCAATATGTACAGATCCTCTGATGACAGAAATAAGCATGGTGGAGATATAGGTGACAAGAATCTTTTTAATAACCTTATCTCTGACCTTGAGCTACTTGAGATCCCCTTCAGTGGAAGGACTTACACATGGAGCAACATGCAACTAAACCCCCTCCTAGTAAAATTAGACCGGGTTTTCTGTAGTGCAAACTGGAACCTCTCCTACCCGGACACCACAGTTCAAACCCTGTCGAGGCCTATTTCAGATCATACTCACTTTGTCCTGAGTTTTGGCAGCACCATCCCAAAAACAGGTGTCTTCAGGTTTGAAAATTACTGGGCAGATCATTCGGACTTTCTCAACATAGTTGATCTCCATTGGAATAGCACGGCCTACTTTGCAAATGCAGCTCAAAACCTTAGTGCCAAATTCAAACAAGTTAGAAAAGGCTTGAAACAGTGGAGAAAGAGTTTCCTCAATTTCAACAGAGTTCTTCACAACTGTGACTGGGTTCTCCTCCTACTAGATGGTCTGGAGGAACAAAGGCCCCTGTCGGTCCGTGAGGGCTCCTTGCGATCCTTGGTCAAATTACACATTGCCCATCTTCTTAAGGCTAAAAGAAACTACTGGAAGCAAAGAAACACCATTAGGTGGGTCAAGCTGGGAGATGAGAACACTAGTTTCTTTCAAGCGTCGGCCTCCATCTGCCATAGAAGGAATCACATTGCAAGTCTCACTGACACTGATGGGACTATCATCACCAATCATGACCAAAAAGCTGGGTTGCTGTGGACAGCTTTCAAAAACAGGATGGGCCTCTCCGATTACTCTGCGATCTCCTATGACCTACCTTCACTGCTTGTCGAAGAAGAGCTGGGATTCCTAGCTAGTGATTTCAGTGAGGAAGAATTCCTCCTAGTGATTAAAAGTATTCCCTCTGATCACGCACGAGGCCCAGATGGCTTCAACGGCAAATTCATCAAGAAATGCTGGCAGATTATAAAGACTGATTTCCTAAGATTGTTCATTGATTTCTTTGCAAACTGCACGGATCTGACGAGCATCAACTCCTCTTATATCGCCTTAGTGCCCAAGAAGCCCAACCCTGAGACTGTCGACGATTTTAGGCCAATTTCTCTCTTGAATTACTCAGTTAAATGCATCATGAAACTCCTGTCAACTCGCTTGCAAAGTGTCATCCTGAGGCTTGTACATGCTAACCAGTATGGGTTCATCAAAGGCAGGACCATCCAAGATTGTCTTGCTTGGGCTTTCCAGTTCCTTCATTTTTGCCATCACTCTAAGAAAGAGATTATCATCCTTAAATTGGACTTTGAGAAGGCCTTCGATAAAATTGAACATCAAGTCATCCTTGAGGTGATGAAGTATAAGGGTTTCCCTACTAGTTGGATCAAGTGGACTGAGGCGGTCCTAAAAAGTGGGAATTCCTCTGTTCTTCTCAATGGCCTGCCTAGTAAACCGTTTTCTTACAGAAGGGGAGTCAGACAAGGTGATCCCCTCTCGCCTCTCCTTTTTGTCCTGGCAGCTGATCTACTCCAGACAATTGTTAACAAAGCCTGGCAGATTGGTCTCCTGAAGCATCCGTTGTCTGATGATTTTTGAAGAGTTCTTCCCGATAATACAATATGTTGATGATACTCTTCTGATAATGCCAGCCAACGCAAGACAGCTCTTTACACTGAAAGGCCTCCTTCGCTCCTTCTCAAACTCCACGGGGTTGAATGTCAACTTCGAGAAAAGCTTTCTAGTCCCCATCAATGTCTCCAATGAAAAAAGCCTTCACCTTGCCAGAACCTTCGGTTGCAAGGTTGGCACCATGCCTTTCACCTATCTAGGTCTCCCACTGGGTACCATGAGGCCGACAGTACAGGAATTCAGCCCACTAATCTCTAAAATGGAGAAAAGGCTCTCTGGTGTAAGTAAGTTTCTCTCCTACCATGGCAGACTCACTTTGGTGAACTCGGTCTTCTCTGCCCTCCCAACTTACTACATGTGTAGTATTATCATCCCCCCTGCAGTCATCCAGCAAATTGACAGATTCAGAAAACACTGCTTGTGGAGCAAAGGAGATATTCATAGAAGAGGGACCTGCCTAGCTGCTTGGGAACCCATGTGCAGGAAGAAAGAGGAAGGGTGGCTTGGCATAATCAATATCCATAATCAGAACGTAGCCCTCCTCATGAAGTTCCTAGATAAGTTCTACAACCATGCCAACATACCATGGGTCAACCTTACATGGAACAAACTGTATCACAACAGCAACATCCCCCCCCCCCTGCAAAAAACCTCACTGGCTCCTTTTGGTGGAAGGACATTATTAAACTCTTCAGCAAATTCAGAGCCTTCTCCTTCTGTCACCCCAACTCTGGCAGCACAGTGTCCCTTTGGAATGATTCATGGTCGGATGATTTGTTAGAGCGAAAGATGCTCATCTTCATTCCTTCGCTAAGAAAAAGAACTGCTCCCTCAAATTCTTCATAGAGAATGATCTTGGTAGAACCTTCTATCAACCTCTTTCAGCCCAAGCCTCGACCCAGCTAGATGAGTTAGAGCAGTCCGTGGATGGACTCCATTGTGACCCAACTCAGCATGATTCCTAGAGCTATACCTGGGGCCTAAAGTTTATCTCCAAGAAAGCCTACATTGCCCTTCAAGGGACACTCGAAGCCTCTCCTCTCTTCAGCTGGCTGTGGAAATCGGGTGCACTGGGTAAGCACAAATTCTTTGCCTGGCTCTTACTCAAAGATAGGCTCAGTACAAGAAATATTTTGAGGAGGAAAAACATGTCCCTCGATGATTACAGCTGTGTCCTCTGCGTCATTGGCCCTTAAGAAACCAATCATCATCTTTTCTTCGTCTTCCCATTCAGCACCGCTTGCTGGAATTTGATTGGAATACACTGGGATCTCTCCCTTCCACCCATGGACATGCTTATTCAGGCCAGACTCAGTTTCGGCAGTCACATTTTCAGAGAAATCTTCATCACTGCTTGCTGGAACATTTGGAAATCAAGAAATGGTATTATCTTCGATAATATGCCCGCCTCCTTATTGACATGAAAAGAAGCTTTCAAAGCGGACCTTAGTCTGGTGTGTATCAAGGCTAAGCGGAAGATCTCCGACCCTCTGAAGATCTGGCGAGAGAATTTCTCCTGACTACTtgttttttgctttttgggcttTACAAGCCTTGTACTTTGTATAGTTGTACAGTTACCTTTTGTTATTATTTTTGTTCATattaatgaaaaagaaaaaaaagaacaggTAGGGAGCTTCCCTGCCGTTttctcaaaaaaatatatatgggGATCCTTGTTTGTTACATTAAAACTTCATGGCTAATACTGCAGTAGTTATGATAGAGTGTGTGTATATGCAACATAACAAGAGCTATTATTCATCCATAGTGTATATGTTTGTTACCAAAATCATTAAATCTTCGTCAAACAATATGACGTGCTTCTAAAATCCAGTTTAATTTATAGGTTAACTGTGTGGTTACAATAGTTTTAAGATACTAGCGAGTATATAATATGCAATGATTATAACCTCATCGATCAAACAATATGATGTGCTTCTAATTAAAAACCAGTTTAATTTGTCACATAGGACGACCATCATGAGTTCGTTAGGGGAAGCATATATGGACTGGCGTCTCTTGAAAGCAGCCACATCCGGTGATGTTCCATCACTGAAGCAACTACTGGCTCTTGATGGCCCGGGCGTGCTGCTTGGGATAACTCCACAAGGAAACACATGCCTCCACATCGCCTCCATCCAGGGCCACGAGGAATTCTGCAAGAATATCCTGACGGTGGACCATTCACCGGCTCTAGCGCTCCTCTCCACGATCAACAAAGACGGCGAGACACCGCTGCTCACCGCAGTCGCAAGGGGCTGCGCTCCTTTATTAGCTGCTGTTTTACTCAGGCGCTGCCGTGACCAGCAGCTGATGCAGACCATCCTGAAGCAAGACAGGCGCGGATGCAACGCGCTGCACCATGCCATCCACATAGGATACACGAAGCTGGCGCTCGAGCTGATAGAGGGAGAACCTGCCATGTCAAAAACTGTGGACGAACGCAACGAGTCGCCTCTGTTCAATGCGGCAAGGAGGAATTTCACAGAGGTGTCACATAAATTGCTGGAGATCCTAGATTCAGCTGATTGtggacccttgggcgtccatgtTCTCCATGCTGCTGTCAGAAATGGAAATCTAGGAGAGATTTTCGCTCTGTACAAATGTCCATGTGGCTAACTGATTAATTTGCATTGCCGAATTTTTTATAATCCTCACAAAGTTATCCACAACCTGCACTCCCGTAAGTTTGAATCTCGATATGTGTACTCTCTAGTCACTATCCAGTTGCCATAACTTATCAACTACTCACTCCGTGTTTGTAAGCAATTTTAGTTTTTCTAAATATATAGCTTTTTTGGcaacctccttccaagaaatcaAGATCAAAACCTTCGTTGTATTTTGTAAAATCTAGACCTCCAAAATCACCTCCAATGGAAGGTGGCTACGACATACAGTGCTGCTCGGGAGGAAGAAGCTAGGGGTATGTATGATAAATTTTTGGTATATAATATTTCCTGTGCCAAGTAATACGGGCTGCCAGTGAGGAGTGACCCGTGCAATATTTTTTATGTATGGCTCTAATATTTGGAGCCATATAACGAATAAGCATATGCTATGACTTACTGGGAATTATATGGTGCTAATTAAGTTCGTGCGTTCAATAATCTCCGGATCGATCCATGGAGTAGAAGTTAGTCATGAATAATTATTGGTCCAAAATGACTATGTGGATATTCTCTATATCCATGTTTATACGCAAGAGGTTCCTATTACATCACGCGTATAAAGGTGATGAAGAATACGTGTACTTTGCAAACTAGTTGAATTAATTTAATTAGGTCCAC is a window from the Sorghum bicolor cultivar BTx623 chromosome 5, Sorghum_bicolor_NCBIv3, whole genome shotgun sequence genome containing:
- the LOC8076806 gene encoding ankyrin repeat-containing protein At5g02620, which translates into the protein MDWRLLKAATSGDVPSLKQLLALDGPGVLLGITPQGNTCLHIASIQGHEEFCKNILTVDHSPALALLSTINKDGETPLLTAVARGCAPLLAAVLLRRCRDQQLMQTILKQDRRGCNALHHAIHIGYTKLALELIEGEPAMSKTVDERNESPLFNAARRNFTEVSHKLLEILDSADCGPLGVHVLHAAVRNGNLGEIFALYKCPCG